ACGCGGATCCAGAAGATCGCCGGCCCTGGACTGCACCGGAACTGGGTCACGATCCCGCACGTCACCAACTGCGAGGACGCCGACATCACCGACCTGGAGGCGTTCCGGGTGGCGCTGAACAAGGAGCAGGAAGTGAAGGTCACCCTGCTCGCTTTCCTGATGAAGGCTTGCGTCGCCGCGCTGCAGAAGTTCCCCAACTTCAACAGCTCGCTCGAAGGCGATCACCTGGTCGTCAAGAAGTACTGGAACATCGCCTTTGCCGCCGACACCCCGCAGGGGTTGGTCGTCCCGGTGGTGAAGGATGCGGACAAGAAAGGCGTCTTCGCCATCGCGAAGGAGACGTCGGAGCTGGCGGCGAAGGCACGCGACGGGAAGCTCGCGCCTGGCGACATGCAGGGCGCGACGTTCACCATCTCCTCGCTCGGTGGGATCGGAGGCACCTATTTCACGCCGATCATCAGCGCTCCGGAGGTCGCCATCCTCGGCGTTTGCCGCGCGCAGATGCGGCCGGTGTGGAACGGATCGGAGTTCAACCCCCGCCTGATCCTGCCGCTCTCGCTCTCCTGGGATCACCGGGTCGTGGACGGCGCGGGCGCGGCGCGGTTCAATACCTTCCTCGCCGGACTGCTGGGCGACGCCCGCAGGATGCTGCTCTGATGGAAGTCCGCGTTCCCGACATCGGCGATTTCAAGGACGTGCCGATCATCGCCGTGCTGGTGAAGGCCGGCGACCGGATCGAGCAGGAACAGCCCATCGTCACGCTCGAGTCGGACAAGGCGACGGTGGACGTTCCGGCGCCCGCGGCCGGGACCGTTGCGGACGTGCGCGTGAAGGTCGGCGACAAGGTATCGGAAGGATCGGTCCTGCTGATCCTGGAGACCGCCGGGAAGGCGGCCGAGCCGCAGAAGCCAAAGCCGGCCGCTCCCGAGCAGGGGCCCAAGGCGGCCCCTCCCGAGGAACCGGCACGGCGAGCGACGCGTGAAGAATCGCACGCCGCCGCGGCCCGCACGGAAGGCGGGCCATTCGACTGTGACGTCCTCGTGCTGGGATCGGGCCCCGGCGGATACGCCGCCGCCTTCCGGGCGGCCGACCTGGGTAAGCGCGTGGTGCTGATCGAGCGCTACAAGGCGCTGGGCGGCGTCTGCCTCAACGTCGGCTGCATCCCGTCGAAGGCGCTGCTCCACGTCGCCAGCCTGATGGACGGCGCGCGCGATCTCGCCGGGCATGGCGTTTCCTTCGGCGACGCCCGCATCGAAGTGGAGAAGCTGCGCGCCTGGAAAGACAAGGTGGTGGGTCGCCTCAGCGGCGGCGTGGCGATGATGGCGAAGGCGCGCAAGGTGGAAGTGGTCACGGGCGAGGGGAAGTTCACCGGACCGCATGAGCTGGCGGTCGGCGAGCGCCGCATTCGTTTCGACAAGGCGATCATCGCGGCGGGCTCGCAGGCGGCGAAGCTGCCCTTCCTTCCCGATGACCCGCGCATCGTCGATTCCACCGGCGCGCTGGAGCTGCCGGCGGTGCCGCAGCGGATGCTGGTGATCGGCGGCGGCATCATCGGGATGGAGATGGCGACCGTCTACTCGACGCTCGGCTCGCGCATCGACGTCGTCGAGATGCTCGAGGGATTGATGACCGGCGCAGACCGCGACCTCGTCCAGGTCTGGCAGAAGAAGAACGCGCCCCGCTTTGATCGCCTGATGCTGAAGACCAAGACCGTCGGCGCGGAGGCCGCGCGCGATGGCATCCACGTCCGCTTCGACGGCGGCGCGGAACCGGCCATCTACGATATGGTCCTGGTGTCCGTCGGCCGCACGCCCAACGGGAAGAGGATCGGCGCCGAGGCGGCCGGCGTCCAGGTGGATGACCGCGGCTACATCCCCACCGACAAGCAGATGCGGACGAATGTGCCGCATATCTTCGCCATCGGCGACATCGCCGGTCCGCCGATGCTGGCGCACAAGGCGACGCACGAAGGCCATGTGGCCGCGGAGGTCGCGGCCGGGCACAAGGCCTCCTTCGACGCGCGGCAGGTTCCGTCGGTCGCCTACACCGATCCGGAGATCGCCTGGGCCGGTGCCACCGAGGACGAGCTGAAGAAGAGCGGGACGGAGTACGGCAAATCGGTCTTTCCCTGGTCGGCGAGCGGGAGGGCCATCGCCAATGCCCGCGACGAAGGGTTCGTGAAGCTGCTCTTCGACAAGGCGAACGGGCGGGTGATCGGAGGCGGCATCGTGGGTCTGAACGCCGGCGACCTCATCTCCGAGATCTGTCTGGCCATCGAGATGGGCGCCGACGCGGAGGACATCGGGCGCACCATCCATCCGCATCCCACGCTCGGCGAGAGCATCGGACTTGCGGCAGAGGTGTTCACCGGAACGTGTACCGATCTTCCCCCACCGCGCCGGCGTTGATAGAACCCGCCTTTCGAGGCCGTCTGGCGGAACTGGCAGACGCAGTGGACTCAAAATCCACCGGGGTAAAACCCGTCCCGGTTCGATTCCGGGGACGGCCACTTCTGGAGCATCGGCGGTGATCAACCTCCTTCTCGCATTGGCGGCCGGCGTACTCGGGTTCCTGGTCTTCTACGTGACCGGCATCGCGCACGCGCTCGGGTCGATCTTCCCCGGAGCGGTGGCGGCGATCGGCACCTACATCCTTCTCGCCCGCCGGACCGGCAAGCAGCTGGAGGCGGTGATGGGAGTGGCGCAGAAGGAGATGATGGCGCGCAAGCCGGACCGCGCCGTCCAGGCGCTCCAGGACGCCTTCGCCCTCTCCCGCTGGCAGTTCGGCATTTCCTCCAGTCTGCACGCGAACATCGGCGTGCTGCTCTACGTGCAGAAGAAGTACGACGAGGCCGAGCCGCACCTGCGCAAGGGAGCGGCGACGATGATCAAGCTCTGGCTCGCGCAGGCCATGCTCGGCGCCATCCTGTTCCGGCGCAAGCAGTACCCCGAGATGGAGAAGGTGTTCGACGGCGCCATGCGGGGAAACAAGGGCGAGACCCTGCTCTACGCCGTCTACGCCTGGGTCGAAAACCAGCGGGGCGAGAAGAAGAAAGCCATCGAAATTCTTCAGAAGGGCGTGAAGGAGAATCCCTCGGACGAGAAGCTGAAAACGCTGCTCGGCCGCGCCCAGAACGACAAGCGGCTGAAGCTCGATGGCTGGGGCGAGCAGTGGTGGCAATTCTGGCTGGAAACGCCGCCGATGATGACCGGTCCGGCAGGCGGCGCCGTGTTCAGCGGGCGACAGCGATTTGGCCGCGGGGGGGGATTCAGGCGTTAGCGACGGATGCTTTGAGACGGGCACAACGCCGCGGCAGGCAGGCGACTGTCCCCTGTCGTCCTACATCTTGGCGTTCCTACAGCCGAATCGCTACCTTCCCGGCGGGCTGTTGGGTGGCGTGCGCTCAGGGGAGACGGCGTGAACGTCCGGGTGGTGGGGGCTGGGGAGGCGGCGGAGACGCTGCGAGCGGCGCTGGCGCGTGTGGGGCTCGCCGAGCGCGCCGGAGAGCCGGCTGCCTTCGTCTGCACCGTGGACGATCTCTCCCGCGCCATCGCCATGCGCGAGCTCGCCCAGGTCACCGGTCCGATCGTCGTGCTCACCGACGACGCCGCATCCGCCATCGAGGCGGGCGCAGACGACGCCGGCGGGACCGCCGACGAAGTAGCGCGGCGGGTTTCCGCGCGCATCCGCGCGCCCAAGGTCTCACGGCTGGAAGAAACGCCGATGGCAGAGCCGCCGGCGGCCAGCGGCCGGCGGCAGAAGCCGTTGATCCTCGTGGTCGAGGACGATGAGGATGCGCGGATGGTGCTCACCGAGCTCCTCCGTCCCCGCTACGACGTGGACGCGGTCGGCGACGGCGAGACGGCGCTCAAGCGCGCCGCGGAGCTGAATCCGGACCTGGTGCTCCTCGATCTGTTCTTGCCCGGCATGGATGGATTCGGCGCGCTCACCGGGCTGCGCCGCAACTCGAAGACGGCGGACACGCCGGTGATCTTCCTCTCCGCGCAAGGCGACGCCGAAACGAAGTCGCAGGGCCTCTCGCTCGGCGCCGCGGACTACCTGGCGAAACCCTTCAGCGAGCAGGAGCTGATGGCGCGCGTCGATCGCACCCTCAAGCTCACCGCGCAGAAGGAGCACTTCCGCGCGCTCGCCCAGACGGACGGCCTCACCGGCCTGCCCAACTTCCGGTCCTTCCACGCTCGCCTGGAGGAGGAGGTCTCACGGGCCCACCGCTACGGTCACCCCTTGGCGTGCGCGATGGTCGACCTCGACGGGCTGAAAGAGATCAACGACAAGCTCGGGCACGCGGCGGGAAACCGCGCCATCGTCGCCCTCGCCGACGCCGTTCGCGAGGAGCTGCGCGACACCGACTTCGCCGCCCGGTACGGAGGCGACGAGTTCGTCGTCCTGCTGCCGCAGACCAACGAGACGCAGGGAGCACAGTTTGCCGAGCGCCTGCGGCGTCGACTGGTCGAGGTCAGCCAGGATGCCGGCCTGCCGGTGCGCGGCTCCATCGGCGTTGCCGCGGTCAATGCGGGCGAGCTGGACTCTGCGGACGCGGCGGAAGACCTGCTTCGGCGCGCGGACGAAGCGCTGTATCGGGCGAAGCGCTCGGGGCGCGACCGGGTCGAGGTCGCGCAGGTGCCTCATTGAGACGTCTTACCCGATACCGGTGACCTTGATTTCCGGCGGCGCGCTGGTCTCGACGTCGTCGTCCGAATCGTCGTCGCGCCGCGGACCGCGTCCCGAGTACCGGTACAGCTTGTTGTAGAGCGTCTTCTCGCTGATGCCGAGCGCCTGCGCGGTCCGCGCCTTGTTGTTCTGCAAGCGCGTCAGCGTCGCGAGGATGTACTCCTTCTCGATCTCGCGCAGCGGCAACCCGTAGGGGAGCTTGAGATATGCGCTCTCGCCCCCGCCGGCAGCGAGCTCGCTGGGAAGATGCTCGGCCTCGATGACGCCGCTGCCGCAGAGGATCACCGCGCGCTCGAGCGTGTTGCGCAGCTCGCGGATGTTTCCCGGCCAGCCGTAGTCCGTCAGCCGCTTCATCGCCTGCGGGGAGACGCCGTGGAGCTTCTTGCCCGCCTCCCGCGCGAAGCGATCGATGAAGTGTTGCACGAGGACCGGGATGTCCTCGTGCCGCTCCTTCAGCGGCGCGAGGTTGATGTGGAAGACGTTCAGGCGGAAGTAGAGGTCCTCGCGGAAGCGGCCGCCCTTGATCTCGTCCTTGAGCTCGCGGTTCGTGGCGCTGATCACGCGCACGTCGACCGCGATCTCGCTCTTGCCGCCCAGACGGCGGAGCCGCTCCTCTTCGAGCACGCGGAGGAACTTCGCCTGCAGCTCGATGGGAATCTCGCCGACTTCGTCGAGGAAGAGCGTCCCGCCGTCGGCCAGCTCCCAGGCTCCGAGGCGCCTCTGCTCGGCGCCGGTGAAGGCTCCGCGCTCGTGACCGAACATCTCGCTCTCGATGAGCGTGGCGGGAATGGCCGAGCAGTTGATGGCGATGAACGGCTTGTCGCGGCGCGGGCTGAGCTGATGGATGGCGCGGGCCAC
This genomic window from Deltaproteobacteria bacterium contains:
- a CDS encoding dihydrolipoamide acetyltransferase, with the translated sequence TRIQKIAGPGLHRNWVTIPHVTNCEDADITDLEAFRVALNKEQEVKVTLLAFLMKACVAALQKFPNFNSSLEGDHLVVKKYWNIAFAADTPQGLVVPVVKDADKKGVFAIAKETSELAAKARDGKLAPGDMQGATFTISSLGGIGGTYFTPIISAPEVAILGVCRAQMRPVWNGSEFNPRLILPLSLSWDHRVVDGAGAARFNTFLAGLLGDARRMLL
- the lpdA gene encoding dihydrolipoyl dehydrogenase; its protein translation is MEVRVPDIGDFKDVPIIAVLVKAGDRIEQEQPIVTLESDKATVDVPAPAAGTVADVRVKVGDKVSEGSVLLILETAGKAAEPQKPKPAAPEQGPKAAPPEEPARRATREESHAAAARTEGGPFDCDVLVLGSGPGGYAAAFRAADLGKRVVLIERYKALGGVCLNVGCIPSKALLHVASLMDGARDLAGHGVSFGDARIEVEKLRAWKDKVVGRLSGGVAMMAKARKVEVVTGEGKFTGPHELAVGERRIRFDKAIIAAGSQAAKLPFLPDDPRIVDSTGALELPAVPQRMLVIGGGIIGMEMATVYSTLGSRIDVVEMLEGLMTGADRDLVQVWQKKNAPRFDRLMLKTKTVGAEAARDGIHVRFDGGAEPAIYDMVLVSVGRTPNGKRIGAEAAGVQVDDRGYIPTDKQMRTNVPHIFAIGDIAGPPMLAHKATHEGHVAAEVAAGHKASFDARQVPSVAYTDPEIAWAGATEDELKKSGTEYGKSVFPWSASGRAIANARDEGFVKLLFDKANGRVIGGGIVGLNAGDLISEICLAIEMGADAEDIGRTIHPHPTLGESIGLAAEVFTGTCTDLPPPRRR
- a CDS encoding diguanylate cyclase, giving the protein MNVRVVGAGEAAETLRAALARVGLAERAGEPAAFVCTVDDLSRAIAMRELAQVTGPIVVLTDDAASAIEAGADDAGGTADEVARRVSARIRAPKVSRLEETPMAEPPAASGRRQKPLILVVEDDEDARMVLTELLRPRYDVDAVGDGETALKRAAELNPDLVLLDLFLPGMDGFGALTGLRRNSKTADTPVIFLSAQGDAETKSQGLSLGAADYLAKPFSEQELMARVDRTLKLTAQKEHFRALAQTDGLTGLPNFRSFHARLEEEVSRAHRYGHPLACAMVDLDGLKEINDKLGHAAGNRAIVALADAVREELRDTDFAARYGGDEFVVLLPQTNETQGAQFAERLRRRLVEVSQDAGLPVRGSIGVAAVNAGELDSADAAEDLLRRADEALYRAKRSGRDRVEVAQVPH
- a CDS encoding sigma-54-dependent Fis family transcriptional regulator gives rise to the protein MPKARILIVDDEESTRELFAELLQRWGYEVDQTADGHGALKLAAETHPDVIISDLVMPKLDGLALVRALREEQPDTPVVIITGKGTIDAAVEAVREGVFDFVEKPLDPARLRVILQRALEKKETLHEMQVLRRRLGQVDSGVGLVGNSPPMRRAMELVEKVAPSKASVVITGQSGTGKEMVARAIHQLSPRRDKPFIAINCSAIPATLIESEMFGHERGAFTGAEQRRLGAWELADGGTLFLDEVGEIPIELQAKFLRVLEEERLRRLGGKSEIAVDVRVISATNRELKDEIKGGRFREDLYFRLNVFHINLAPLKERHEDIPVLVQHFIDRFAREAGKKLHGVSPQAMKRLTDYGWPGNIRELRNTLERAVILCGSGVIEAEHLPSELAAGGGESAYLKLPYGLPLREIEKEYILATLTRLQNNKARTAQALGISEKTLYNKLYRYSGRGPRRDDDSDDDVETSAPPEIKVTGIG